Genomic DNA from Longimicrobiales bacterium:
CACGCCGTCCTTCAGGCGTGCAACTACACTCAATCCAAGCGCCAGCGCATTGCGTGGAGCGATGAAGCCCTCCGTGAACACCTGGGGCAACCAGAACCGCCATTCCTCCGGGAAGCTCGCATGGGCAGGCATCACACCGACCACCTCGTGCGGACGACCGTCCACCTCGACGGTCCGGCCGACAATGTCATCCGCGGCGCCGTACCGCTCGCGCCATACACCCTCGCTCAGCAGCACCACGCCGTCACTGCCGGGCTGGTTCTCCTCCGCCCGGAACAGCCGGCCGCGCAAGGGCGCGACACCGACGACATCGAAGTAGTTCGCGCTGATCCGCGCGCCGGAGATCTGCTCCGGCTCACCGGTGCCCGAGATCGTTGCGCTCGCGTCGGTGAACATGGCAACGCCCTCGAAGGACCGGCCCTGATCGCGCAGGAGCAGGAACACGGGAGCCGAGAAGATCGGGAGGGGCTCGCCACGCATCACGGCGTGCGGCATCACCAGCTCATCGGCATCGCTGTACGGCAGCGGCTGGAGCAGAACGCCGTTGACCAGCGTGAAGATGGCACTGTTCGCACCGATACCGATGGCAAGCGTCAGCAGGGCTACGACGGAAAAAAGCGGATCGCGCACCAGCCGACGTGCGGCGATCTTCAGATCATTCAGCAGGTCTTCCATGTCGGTTCCATGGGATAGTGTCGGACGGCCGCTGATTGCGGCTGGATCTGGAGTGTTTCAGGGAACAACGGTGCCGCAACCGGCGTCGCTGTAAGTCCTTGTCATGATTGAGGCGCGAACCTGCGCGGCCGGAGCGGTGCGTTCGGGATTGGGACGCCCGGTCGCGAATCCGCTACGTCCGCGCGGCCGCCGACCGTCGCAGTACGAGCTGTTCGCCCGTCCACGGCACGTCGAACGGCCGGCGGTGTTCGAGCGTGAAACCGTGACCTTCGATGCGGCGCCGGATGTCCTCGACGCTCGACCATGACGAGCTCTCGTAGAAGCCGGCATCACTGGCCTGGTCCTCGCCCCCGTTGAGCTCCGCGATCAGAAGTCCATCCGGCGTGAGCACGCGATGGATCTCGGCCAGCACGCGATCGAGGTCGAACGCGTGGTCGAGCGAGTTCGTATATGCGACCTGCACGGTGCCGTCCCGGAACTGCAGCGCGTGGAAGTCGCCGACCATCACATAGCGATTGTCACGGCCGGGGTTCAGGTCGATCCCGACGGCAAACGCGCCACGATCGATGAATGCTCGCACTTCCGTGCCCTGGCGCGCCGCGATGCACAGCACCGACCGGCCTGCCAGGTCGAACGGCAACTCGCCCAGCCGCGCCGACAGCGCGTCGTAGAACCGCTCATCGTGACGGCGCACGAACTTGCCGCGCGCCGCATCGAACTTCGTCCG
This window encodes:
- a CDS encoding class I SAM-dependent methyltransferase, with translation MAIEPADQPKQGPVVADVGPGRAFRRLGAQLRKTLLRLRIGRQWEQTEDGFSRRVYPDYDTYLAHQRTKFDAARGKFVRRHDERFYDALSARLGELPFDLAGRSVLCIAARQGTEVRAFIDRGAFAVGIDLNPGRDNRYVMVGDFHALQFRDGTVQVAYTNSLDHAFDLDRVLAEIHRVLTPDGLLIAELNGGEDQASDAGFYESSSWSSVEDIRRRIEGHGFTLEHRRPFDVPWTGEQLVLRRSAAART